The following coding sequences are from one Leishmania braziliensis MHOM/BR/75/M2904 complete genome, chromosome 36 window:
- a CDS encoding cyclin-e binding protein 1-like protein has translation MFSVLPTVAAAPTEATLRSLAGFAKSVADALRPFLEVSSSPAAPVMPPCTIKKVVSCKTVYSALLRSDGVLLLLSNPAANGAASGAHVSVLESGGEVVVDVAAGASHIVYCTASGAAYSCGYDNTYGQLGDGSVWSSDDASDGPVEKQNIDGVRAPVLSAPRRIDRFGEDALGDSAHGNRCSSEDKDASLGSMVNCRVAIDLAPLPLSLASCTRSPAATAKGTSAGVVGASWRRVPLPADRCIAQVACGAHHTLLLTQSGRCVYACGTGEHGQLGGLRPVLVQPTFRAIPLLFGMHMAQVAAADAHSFVLLRNGLLYAFGDNTCGQLGVGHTKRINRPTSVPLIHREGQEASGAHDHTTATTKGRRQLDAKAYATLRAPYASTESTYYPLRVPRLQADPNPRVLTGDKDRDNGAAFAEATKHSDQYHEFEVAGLSVRVVRVYCCVSWTLLETTNPGVWLSCGTPLTRGVNQTDVVTATARIDGCGMLGRPLLRNKVEAYVFQPVHWTEALLKMRPHVDTATAAFAAPLGSVRTEPQFFTAGPFDSTEEGTSDSLQLPVIQANRCPPFSTSDEGNSSPCIPVVTTAAAAGCCSTVDSRLSHTVPSLCRPTKDIEKGILRVSDTIVSAYPTSLLMALLNANAGDVARDGIVTSMLIQSGSPAVAALEVRTDNFSGVRTVMGSPAPASLGGPLSAGSSGTSVLHVRSTHGVVIPLPSYVLVM, from the coding sequence ATGTTCTCCGTTCTACCGACAGTGGCTGCCGCGCCGACGGAGGCGACCCTGCGCTCGCTTGCCGGCTTTGCCAAGTCCGTTGCGGATGCTTTGCGTCCGTTCTTGGAGGTATCATCCTCACCCGCAGCCCCGGTGATGCCACCGTGCACGATTAAGAAGGTAGTGTCCTGCAAAACGGTCTACTCCGCCTTGCTCCGTAGTGATGGCGTGCTGCTACTTCTCTCAAATCCTGCTGCCAACGGAGCTGCCAGCGGCGCACACGTCTCTGTGCTGGAGAGTGGCGGTGAGGTTGTTGTTGATGTTGCAGCGGGGGCGTCGCATATTGTGTACTGCACTGCCTCCGGCGCTGCTTACAGCTGTGGCTACGACAACACGTACGGGCAGCTTGGGGACGGCTCTGTGTGGTCGTCCGACGATGCCTCTGACGGCCCTGTTGAGAAGCAGAACATTGACGGCGTGAGGGCACCAGTGCTGAGCGCACCCAGGCGGATTGACAGATTCGGAGAGGATGCGCTGGGGGACAGCGCGCACGGCAATCGCTGTAGCAGCGAGGACAAAGATGCGTCGCTGGGAAGTATGGTGAATTGCCGAGTGGCTATCGACTTGGCGCCCCTACCGTTATCCCTCGCTTCCTGCACCCGATCACCGGCTGCGACTGCAAAGGGCACGTCGGCTGGCGTCGTGGGTGCTTCGTGGCGGCGCGTCCCGCTTCCAGCTGACCGATGCATTGCACAGGTTGCGTGCGGGGCCCAccacacgctgctgctcacccAATCTGGTCGCtgcgtgtacgcgtgtgGCACAGGCGAGCATGGGCAGCTTGGTGGATTGCGTCCGGTGCTTGTGCAGCCCACCTTTCGCGCTATTCCACTGCTGTTTGGGATGCATATGGCGCAGGTGGCTGCCGCAGATGCCCATAGCTTTGTGCTGCTTCGCAATGGGTTACTTTACGCCTTTGGGGACAACACGTGTGGTCAGTTGGGTGTGGGACACACGAAGCGTATCAACCGTCCCACCTCGGTTCCACTGATTCACAGAGAAGGGCAGGAGGCATCTGGGGCGCACGACCACACCACAGCGACCACGAAGGGTCGCCGACAGCTAGACGCGAAGGCCTACGCGACGTTACGGGCGCCCTACGCCTCTACGGAGAGCACCTACTACCCCTTGCGAGTACCACGTCTGCAAGCCGATCCGAATCCTCGTGTCCTAACCGGCGACAAGGACCGTGACAACGGTGCAGCCTTCGCCGAAGCAACCAAGCACAGTGACCAGTACCATGAGTTCGAGGTGGCAGGCTTAAGCGTTAGGGTAGTGCGTGTCTATTGCTGTGTCTCGTGGACGCTACTGGAGACGACGAACCCTGGCGTGTGGCTTTCGTGCGGAACCCCACTGACGCGTGGCGTGAATCAGACTGATGTGGTCACGGCGACCGCGCGCATAGATGGGTGCGGGATGCTGGGTCGACCGCTTCTGCGCAACAAAGTCGAAGCCTATGTCTTTCAACCTGTTCACTGGACTGAGGCCCTGCTCAAGATGCGGCCGCACGTTGACACAGCCACTGCTGCCTTCGCCGCACCACTGGGATCGGTGCGAACTGAGCCTCAGTTTTTCACTGCCGGCCCCTTCGACAGCACTGAGGAGGGCACTTCTGATTCGCTGCAGCTCCCGGTCATACAGGCAAACCGCTGCCCACCGTTTTCCACCTCAGATGAAGGAAACTCTTCTCCGTGCATCCCCGTAGTCAccactgcagcggctgcggggtgtTGTAGCACCGTCGACAGTCGACTGAGCCACACCGTGCCGAGTTTGTGTCGCCCGACCAAGGATATAGAAAAGGGAATCTTGCGCGTCAGCGACACTATTGTCAGTGCATACCCAACATCGTTGCTCATGGCTCTCTTGAACGCTAATGCCGGAGACGTAGCTCGTGATGGTATTGTCACTAGCATGCTCATCCAGAGCGGGAGCCCAGCAGTTGCGGCGTTGGAGGTGCGGACGGACAATTTCTCTGGTGTGCGCACGGTGATGGGAAGTCCTGCCCCTGCTAGCCTGGGTGGGCCGCTGTCTGCGGGGTCAAGCGGGACCTCCGTGTTGCATGTGCGCTCCACTCATGGAGTTGTCATACCACTGCCCTCCTATGTCCTTGTGATGTAG